Proteins encoded within one genomic window of Halococcus salifodinae DSM 8989:
- a CDS encoding ABC transporter ATP-binding protein: MSNVDLSGVAKVYDDDLLAVEDVDLAVEDGEFLVMVGPSGCGKSTTLRMIAGLETATAGEIEIGDRVVNDVRPQDRDIAMVFQNYALYPHMTVRENMSFGLRLAEHDDGEIESRVEEAAELLEIPELLDQLPKQLSGGQQQRVALGRAIVRDPDVFLMDEPLSNLDAKLRTQMRTELQRIQEELGVTTIYVTHDQTEAMTMGDRIAILDDGELQQVAAPKTCYDRPNNEFVAGFIGSPSMNFFDVTATPTDDGVALAGTGFETNLPIDLPAGEYTLGVRPEDLAIATGDGHIDTVVDVVEPMGADNFIYLQPAEGSGEITARVDSEYHPEPGSTISLGFDPADVHFFGEDGERVPLDDEPKTVTTA; this comes from the coding sequence ATGAGTAATGTCGATCTCTCGGGGGTCGCAAAGGTGTACGACGACGATCTCCTCGCGGTCGAGGACGTCGATCTCGCGGTCGAGGACGGGGAGTTCCTCGTCATGGTCGGCCCCTCGGGCTGCGGCAAGTCGACGACGCTACGGATGATCGCCGGTCTCGAAACCGCCACCGCGGGCGAGATCGAGATCGGGGATCGGGTCGTCAACGACGTCCGGCCTCAGGACCGCGACATCGCGATGGTGTTCCAGAACTACGCGCTGTACCCCCACATGACCGTGCGGGAGAACATGAGCTTCGGGCTCCGCCTCGCCGAGCACGACGACGGCGAGATCGAATCGCGTGTCGAGGAAGCGGCCGAGCTCCTCGAGATCCCGGAGCTGCTCGATCAGTTGCCCAAACAGCTCTCTGGCGGCCAGCAACAGCGCGTCGCGCTCGGCCGCGCGATCGTCCGCGATCCCGACGTGTTCCTGATGGACGAACCACTCAGCAATCTCGACGCGAAGCTGCGAACCCAGATGCGGACCGAGCTCCAGCGCATCCAGGAAGAGCTGGGCGTGACGACGATCTACGTCACGCACGACCAGACCGAAGCGATGACGATGGGCGACCGGATCGCCATCCTCGACGACGGCGAACTCCAGCAAGTGGCCGCACCCAAGACGTGCTACGACAGGCCGAACAACGAGTTCGTCGCCGGCTTCATCGGCTCGCCGAGCATGAACTTCTTCGACGTGACCGCGACACCGACCGACGACGGCGTAGCGCTCGCGGGAACGGGGTTCGAGACGAACCTTCCGATCGACCTCCCGGCCGGCGAATACACGCTCGGTGTCCGCCCGGAAGACCTCGCCATCGCCACCGGTGACGGCCATATCGATACCGTGGTCGATGTCGTGGAACCGATGGGAGCTGACAACTTCATCTATCTCCAGCCCGCCGAGGGCAGCGGCGAGATCACCGCACGCGTCGACAGCGAGTACCACCCCGAGCCGGGCAGCACGATCTCGCTCGGTTTCGATCCGGCCGACGTGCATTTCTTCGGCGAGGACGGCGAACGTGTCCCGCTCGACGACGAACCGAAGACGGTGACGACGGCCTGA
- a CDS encoding PKD domain-containing protein: protein MKHTRRSLLQKVSTVPIAAYGLSGIAAAADCSGVPAYDSGTAYSGGDRVTHEGALWTAEWWTKGTAPAASQNVWTREGACGPVNGGPTASFTASPSAPDPGASVTFDASGSSDADGSIASYEWTFGDGASATGKTATHAYSSNGSYTVTLTVTDDAGASAATSTTVSVGGTSGGGNVSANTTLSEFYSAYDKDFYPKETEGGVPGLLKNELPADASEHGVDLKAIQNNADDGSMQLAALGGRGLGLVKRFTADGVPRETTARLMPWLTSLPEKTEPIPFNDGSGRDGGLTADTGPVSATNDPPVFVQDAWPSGSQFDDVYHQSQRSDWSSGVSDSQYENAGNPIVDATTKKNHPVTGASLGSGFTANAPLKGTAELHGDGWIFDQSLVFENTTNVPLLIDGAVVWWVGASKDGRGLDQFSYDNAQRKNFSVGHPQRDVIEVNLPPADKPGPFQGTDAPLSAYGVRIAQHNNPYMYRTCYPNQKFSMTYHNVTGPGQYDWPLTDLVDVMLDTCHVEFREQMSSIDQNTELVATLDMKNRYGN from the coding sequence ATGAAACACACACGACGAAGCCTGCTCCAGAAGGTATCGACAGTACCCATCGCGGCGTACGGCCTCAGTGGAATCGCAGCGGCGGCCGACTGCAGCGGCGTCCCGGCGTACGACTCGGGGACCGCCTATTCGGGCGGTGATCGGGTAACCCACGAGGGGGCGCTCTGGACCGCCGAATGGTGGACCAAAGGCACCGCACCCGCCGCCAGCCAAAACGTCTGGACCCGTGAGGGCGCGTGTGGACCCGTGAACGGAGGGCCGACGGCCTCGTTCACGGCGAGTCCGTCCGCGCCCGACCCGGGTGCGTCGGTCACGTTCGACGCATCGGGCTCGTCGGATGCGGACGGTTCGATCGCGTCCTACGAGTGGACTTTCGGCGACGGCGCAAGCGCGACAGGCAAGACCGCCACGCACGCGTACTCGTCGAACGGGAGCTACACCGTGACGCTGACGGTGACCGACGACGCCGGTGCGAGCGCCGCCACATCGACGACGGTCAGCGTCGGCGGTACCAGCGGCGGAGGCAACGTCTCTGCCAACACCACCCTCTCGGAGTTCTACTCGGCGTACGACAAGGACTTCTACCCGAAGGAGACCGAAGGCGGCGTTCCCGGGCTGCTCAAAAACGAGCTGCCCGCCGACGCCAGCGAGCACGGCGTGGATCTCAAGGCGATCCAGAACAACGCTGACGACGGTTCGATGCAACTCGCTGCGCTCGGTGGCCGGGGGCTCGGGTTGGTCAAGCGGTTCACCGCCGACGGGGTGCCACGGGAGACCACCGCGCGGCTCATGCCGTGGCTGACGTCGCTGCCCGAGAAGACCGAACCGATCCCGTTCAACGACGGGAGCGGACGGGATGGTGGCCTCACGGCCGACACGGGACCAGTTTCGGCAACGAACGATCCACCGGTGTTCGTGCAGGACGCGTGGCCGAGTGGATCACAGTTCGACGACGTCTACCACCAGTCCCAGCGGTCCGACTGGAGCAGCGGTGTCAGCGACAGCCAGTACGAAAACGCCGGCAATCCGATCGTCGACGCCACTACGAAGAAGAACCATCCGGTCACGGGTGCGTCGCTCGGGAGTGGATTCACCGCGAACGCGCCGTTAAAGGGAACTGCCGAACTCCACGGCGATGGCTGGATCTTCGACCAGTCGCTGGTATTCGAAAACACCACCAACGTGCCGCTGCTGATCGATGGCGCGGTCGTCTGGTGGGTCGGTGCGTCGAAAGACGGACGGGGTCTGGATCAGTTCTCCTACGACAACGCACAACGGAAGAACTTCTCGGTGGGCCACCCACAGCGCGACGTCATCGAGGTAAACCTACCGCCAGCGGACAAACCAGGTCCGTTCCAGGGAACCGACGCACCGCTCTCGGCGTACGGGGTCCGTATCGCACAGCACAACAACCCGTACATGTACAGGACGTGCTACCCCAATCAGAAGTTCTCGATGACCTACCACAACGTCACGGGCCCCGGCCAGTACGACTGGCCGCTCACCGACCTGGTCGACGTGATGCTCGACACCTGCCACGTCGAGTTCCGTGAACAGATGTCCAGCATCGACCAGAACACCGAGCTGGTCGCCACGCTCGATATGAAGAATCGCTACGGGAACTAG
- a CDS encoding carbohydrate-binding protein, which produces MNHTRRNVLRKAAGLSALAIGASGTVSAATDCSGVPQWNADTAYSGGDQVVHDGSLWTAEWWTRGSTPAESKSVWTREGTCRGGGGGGGGGSAGGIYSLYAGTWMNPVDGVTSRNLDHVYLTVLGDATDDGKVNAGWLSGCNTGSCSQKPLSTQTDTIQALQNNGVEVRVSIGGADGRVVARDASSATELKNAYANILDTLGVSTLDIDDENADQRSETLYGMRNEALAMLKAERPNVTVGFTVSATADGIVSYGHSRGKTWIKDAEKKGVGLDYVQPMTMYFQGDENFGSISQSLEGTVDFLETVYTGKSRSAIWSMVGVTPLLSQISTQDATQLVDYAERKGMYSIAPWALNKDTNGKFSDIFTQFG; this is translated from the coding sequence ATGAACCATACACGACGGAACGTACTGCGCAAGGCAGCGGGACTCTCGGCGCTGGCGATCGGCGCGAGCGGAACCGTTTCGGCGGCGACTGACTGTAGCGGCGTGCCACAGTGGAACGCCGATACCGCCTACTCGGGCGGCGATCAGGTGGTCCACGACGGATCACTCTGGACCGCCGAGTGGTGGACTCGTGGGAGCACGCCCGCCGAAAGCAAGAGCGTCTGGACCCGCGAGGGGACGTGCCGCGGCGGAGGCGGAGGCGGCGGTGGCGGGAGCGCCGGTGGGATTTACTCCCTCTACGCGGGTACGTGGATGAATCCGGTCGACGGTGTGACGAGCCGGAACCTCGATCACGTCTACCTGACGGTCCTCGGCGACGCCACGGACGACGGCAAGGTGAACGCCGGGTGGCTCTCGGGCTGCAACACGGGCTCGTGCAGCCAGAAGCCACTCTCGACACAGACCGACACGATCCAAGCGCTTCAGAACAACGGCGTCGAGGTGCGAGTCTCGATCGGCGGCGCGGACGGGCGTGTCGTGGCTCGGGACGCGAGCAGCGCCACCGAACTCAAAAACGCCTACGCCAACATCCTCGACACGCTCGGCGTCAGCACGCTCGACATCGACGACGAGAACGCCGACCAGCGCTCCGAGACGCTCTACGGGATGCGCAACGAGGCGCTGGCGATGCTCAAAGCGGAGCGACCGAACGTCACGGTCGGCTTCACGGTCTCTGCGACCGCGGATGGCATCGTGAGTTACGGCCACTCGCGTGGCAAGACGTGGATCAAGGACGCCGAAAAGAAAGGCGTCGGCCTCGATTACGTCCAGCCGATGACGATGTACTTCCAGGGCGACGAGAACTTCGGTTCGATCTCCCAGTCGCTCGAAGGTACTGTGGACTTCCTGGAGACGGTCTACACCGGGAAGTCCCGGAGCGCGATCTGGTCGATGGTGGGCGTGACGCCCCTGCTCAGCCAGATATCGACCCAGGACGCGACGCAACTGGTCGATTACGCCGAGCGAAAGGGCATGTACAGCATCGCGCCGTGGGCACTGAACAAGGATACCAACGGCAAGTTCTCGGACATCTTCACGCAGTTCGGGTAA
- a CDS encoding glycosyl hydrolase family 18 protein yields the protein MNDSRRDLLRKVSTVPIAAYGLSGIAAAADCSGIPAYDSGTAYSGGDQVTYDGSLWTAEWWTKGTAPAASENAWTKQGDCSANGGSGSEASATDCSGVSAYDANTAYSGGDQVTYEGSLWSAEWWTKGTAPAASENVWTKQGDCGPANEMPIVSFTVSPSAPGPGASVTFDASGSSDDGSIASYEWTFGDGTSGTGKTASHTYDAVGKYTVELTVTDDGGKTASTTSTLTVGDPNEVPTASFAVDPSMPAPGKAATFDASGSSDPDGSISSYEWDFGDGSTGSGKTVSHTYSSKGTYTVSLTVTDGAGASATTTSDVTVGTGPSDEFKVIGYYPGWKATPEYDYYPKDIPWSKVTDVQYAFLGVDAKKAVPTIMSEQDRKNLKRFKKLKSGPASDTRVKVSIGGWADSEGFSDIAASQSKRQTFADRSVEIVRKYDLDGVDIDWEHPGSSQGKCQCGRNADYENHIKLLQALRDALDAAGKEDGQKYYLSVANGGSDWNAGGLRHGKIGEICDYTMIMAYDFTGSWMDVAGLNAPLYGSGHPTENSQYGETYTAQYYVEYSVDKLYAGNHGETGYWPGQWKYPPAEPAAHNELVLGLPFYGRGFNGTELYGSYSGLPKGTWHDQLEKGADPTGAFDFGDLEANYQNTSGWTKYRHQPGSVPYLVNEAENTIISYDDEQAIEEKVKFAKKRGMQGVMFWELSQDWNETLLDAILATI from the coding sequence ATGAACGATTCACGACGCGATCTGTTGCGAAAAGTATCGACAGTTCCCATCGCGGCATACGGCCTCAGTGGGATCGCAGCGGCGGCCGACTGCAGCGGCATCCCGGCGTACGACTCGGGGACCGCCTATTCGGGTGGTGATCAGGTGACCTACGACGGATCGCTCTGGACCGCCGAATGGTGGACCAAGGGTACCGCACCCGCCGCGAGTGAGAACGCCTGGACCAAACAGGGCGACTGTAGCGCCAACGGTGGCTCCGGCAGTGAGGCGAGCGCCACTGACTGCAGCGGCGTTTCGGCGTACGATGCGAACACTGCCTACTCGGGCGGCGATCAGGTGACCTACGAGGGGTCACTTTGGAGCGCCGAATGGTGGACCAAAGGGACTGCACCCGCCGCCAGCGAGAACGTCTGGACCAAACAGGGCGACTGCGGGCCCGCCAACGAAATGCCGATCGTCTCGTTCACGGTGAGTCCATCCGCACCCGGCCCGGGCGCGTCGGTCACGTTCGACGCGTCGGGCTCCTCGGACGACGGCTCGATCGCGTCCTACGAGTGGACCTTCGGCGACGGCACCTCGGGGACCGGAAAGACCGCGAGCCACACCTACGACGCCGTCGGGAAGTACACCGTCGAACTGACGGTGACCGACGATGGCGGCAAGACCGCATCCACGACTTCGACGCTCACGGTGGGCGATCCCAACGAGGTGCCGACTGCGTCGTTTGCGGTCGATCCATCGATGCCCGCGCCCGGAAAGGCGGCCACGTTCGACGCGTCGGGCTCGTCGGACCCCGACGGCTCGATCAGCAGCTACGAATGGGATTTCGGCGACGGGTCGACGGGCTCGGGGAAGACTGTGAGTCACACCTACAGCTCGAAGGGGACCTACACGGTCTCGCTGACCGTCACGGACGGCGCGGGTGCGAGTGCGACCACCACGAGCGATGTGACGGTCGGGACCGGTCCCTCGGACGAGTTCAAAGTCATCGGTTACTACCCCGGCTGGAAGGCCACGCCGGAGTACGACTACTACCCCAAGGACATCCCGTGGAGCAAGGTCACGGACGTGCAGTACGCCTTCCTCGGCGTCGACGCGAAGAAGGCCGTCCCCACGATCATGAGCGAACAGGATCGGAAGAACCTGAAGCGGTTCAAGAAGCTCAAATCGGGTCCGGCGTCGGACACTCGCGTGAAGGTCTCGATCGGCGGGTGGGCCGACTCGGAGGGGTTCAGCGACATCGCGGCGAGCCAGAGCAAGCGCCAGACGTTCGCCGACCGGAGCGTCGAGATCGTCCGGAAGTACGACCTCGACGGCGTCGACATCGACTGGGAGCATCCCGGTAGCTCCCAGGGCAAGTGCCAGTGTGGTCGCAACGCGGACTACGAGAACCACATCAAGCTGCTGCAGGCGCTGCGCGACGCGCTCGACGCCGCCGGGAAGGAAGACGGTCAGAAGTACTACCTCTCGGTCGCCAACGGTGGCTCGGACTGGAACGCGGGTGGGCTCCGTCACGGCAAGATCGGCGAGATCTGTGACTACACCATGATCATGGCGTACGACTTCACCGGATCGTGGATGGACGTCGCCGGACTGAACGCGCCGCTGTACGGCTCGGGCCATCCGACCGAGAACTCCCAGTACGGCGAGACCTACACCGCTCAGTACTACGTCGAGTACTCCGTGGACAAGCTGTACGCAGGCAATCACGGCGAGACGGGCTACTGGCCCGGCCAGTGGAAGTACCCGCCCGCCGAGCCCGCCGCCCACAACGAGCTCGTGCTCGGGCTGCCGTTCTACGGACGCGGGTTCAACGGCACCGAACTCTACGGCAGCTACAGCGGACTGCCGAAGGGGACGTGGCACGACCAGCTCGAAAAGGGTGCGGATCCGACGGGCGCGTTCGACTTCGGCGATCTGGAAGCGAACTATCAGAACACGAGTGGATGGACGAAGTACCGTCACCAGCCCGGCTCGGTGCCGTACCTCGTCAACGAAGCCGAGAACACGATCATCAGCTACGACGACGAGCAGGCGATCGAGGAGAAGGTCAAGTTCGCGAAGAAGCGCGGCATGCAGGGCGTGATGTTCTGGGAGCTCTCCCAGGACTGGAACGAGACGCTGCTCGACGCGATCCTCGCCACGATCTGA
- a CDS encoding PKD domain-containing protein, with protein sequence MTQTRRNVLRKVAGLSALAVGTSGVASAADCASYPQWESGATYNGGNRVVHDGALWEAEWWTRGREPAVSKNVWTKVGDCSGSGGGGNGNQAPTAAFTTSSATVTPNESVTFDAAGSSDADGSITSYEWAFGDGATATGQTVSHAYASSGNYTVTLTVTDDAGASASSSSTVTVETAGGGGGSEPTGKTVFAPYGHMTTQPGTSLVDHAKQAGNDAVTAAFVLSDGNGNAAWDGAPDMLVGEAGMKSEIQAYQDTGGTVIISFGGAVGTPIAQSITSVGAIKAEYQTVIDTYGVTHLDFDVESVNEAAVDRRNQALAELQKTNPDLKVSYTLRARTTGLTSHGTYIVENAKSHGVDLEFVNVMTMNYGWVAPTASTVKDTANGTHDDLMSIFPGLSSAAAWSMVGITPMIGVNNAGGTHHLDDAREVASFVQKKGIGLVSFWSLDRDNGGCADGSVSATCSGISQNPYAFSGIYNGVSK encoded by the coding sequence ATGACACAGACACGACGAAACGTGCTACGCAAGGTAGCGGGGCTGTCGGCGCTGGCGGTCGGTACCAGTGGCGTGGCCTCGGCGGCCGACTGCGCCAGCTATCCACAGTGGGAGTCGGGGGCGACCTACAACGGGGGTAACAGAGTCGTTCACGACGGCGCGCTGTGGGAGGCCGAATGGTGGACAAGAGGTCGGGAGCCGGCGGTGAGCAAGAACGTCTGGACGAAGGTCGGCGACTGTAGCGGTAGCGGTGGTGGTGGCAACGGTAATCAGGCTCCCACCGCCGCGTTCACCACCTCGTCGGCGACGGTGACGCCCAACGAGTCGGTCACGTTCGATGCGGCCGGCTCGTCGGATGCGGACGGCTCGATCACGTCCTACGAGTGGGCGTTTGGCGACGGCGCGACCGCGACCGGCCAGACGGTTTCGCACGCGTACGCGTCAAGCGGTAACTACACCGTCACGCTGACGGTCACCGACGACGCCGGCGCGAGTGCGTCGTCCTCGTCGACGGTCACGGTCGAGACCGCGGGCGGTGGTGGCGGCAGCGAGCCGACCGGCAAGACCGTGTTCGCGCCGTACGGGCACATGACGACCCAGCCGGGCACGAGCCTGGTTGACCACGCGAAACAGGCCGGAAACGACGCTGTGACGGCGGCGTTCGTGCTGTCGGACGGCAACGGGAACGCGGCGTGGGACGGCGCGCCCGACATGCTGGTCGGCGAGGCAGGCATGAAAAGCGAGATCCAGGCCTACCAGGACACCGGCGGCACAGTGATCATCTCCTTCGGCGGCGCGGTCGGCACGCCGATCGCACAGAGTATCACGAGCGTGGGCGCTATCAAGGCCGAGTACCAGACGGTGATCGACACCTACGGCGTGACTCACCTCGACTTCGACGTGGAGTCGGTCAACGAGGCCGCCGTGGATCGGCGCAACCAGGCGCTCGCCGAACTTCAGAAAACCAACCCCGATCTGAAGGTGTCCTACACACTCCGGGCTCGCACGACGGGACTGACCAGCCACGGCACGTACATCGTCGAGAACGCCAAGAGCCACGGGGTCGATCTGGAGTTCGTCAACGTGATGACGATGAACTACGGCTGGGTCGCGCCGACCGCGAGCACCGTCAAGGACACCGCGAACGGCACCCACGACGATCTCATGTCCATCTTCCCCGGCCTCTCGTCGGCGGCGGCCTGGAGCATGGTGGGCATCACCCCGATGATCGGGGTGAACAACGCGGGCGGCACCCACCACCTCGACGACGCGCGCGAGGTAGCGTCGTTCGTGCAGAAAAAGGGGATCGGTCTCGTGTCGTTCTGGTCGCTCGATCGGGACAACGGCGGCTGTGCGGACGGCTCGGTTTCGGCGACCTGTAGCGGGATCTCCCAGAACCCCTACGCGTTCTCGGGGATCTACAACGGCGTCTCGAAATAG
- a CDS encoding glycosyl hydrolase family 18 protein, whose amino-acid sequence MSRQPIERTRRNILRTTSALLAAAAGTGATVAAQSQYPAWDASTAYSGGDRVTHNGSVWEAEWWTKGTEPAESADAWTKTDPASGGGNESSGTTDCSSVSAYDSGTAYSGGDQVTYEGSLWSAEWWTKGTAPATSENVWTKQGDCGSGGGGGGGGGGGGNTAPSATFTASESFPTPGTSVTFDASGSSDADGSIGSYEWKFGDGATATGQSVSHTYNSAGEYTVTLTVTDDAGASATFTRTVNVQSNSGGSGKKRVIAYWRQWAQYQREYTPDMIPYDKVTDVQYAFLRPEKDGSLEFLHANGGQDFYGSRFMHNGNEGSFLKQGAVEDWQNVGDKAFSAQAQMRDNTNFIASVGGWGDSEYFSYVAQDPDKRKIFAQDCVELVESYGLDGIDLDWEYPGGGGCTSASPVCDIDNVSQPGDQKAFTKLVKAVRDALDEAAANDPNRSEPYVLSAAMSANPEIVKGLEHGKLSNLLDYTSVMTFDYRGIFSQYTGHQSPLKANPNSPNKNPSEFNASSALSWYEAQGWNPAQLNMAVPFYGRSWSGVKPPKGDFGNGTDDGLFQEYTGEGKDASGDGSYPTFGDGGTNLGGIWEAFDLIGNGRTGSNPVDLGSSDWTTYYDDVAVSSWSYNPSKGLMISHPTQKSIRKKMEWLSSSSYGGTMLWAIGGDTKDGKLITTLWNTLNR is encoded by the coding sequence ATGTCACGACAACCAATCGAACGAACCAGGCGCAACATCCTTCGGACGACGTCGGCGCTGCTCGCCGCGGCTGCCGGCACAGGTGCGACGGTCGCCGCACAGTCGCAGTACCCCGCATGGGACGCGAGCACTGCGTACAGCGGCGGAGATCGCGTTACCCACAACGGCTCCGTCTGGGAGGCGGAGTGGTGGACCAAAGGTACCGAACCGGCCGAGAGCGCGGACGCGTGGACGAAAACCGATCCCGCCAGCGGTGGAGGGAACGAAAGCAGCGGGACCACGGACTGCAGCAGCGTCTCGGCGTACGACTCGGGGACTGCCTACTCCGGCGGCGATCAGGTGACCTACGAGGGGTCACTCTGGAGCGCCGAGTGGTGGACGAAAGGTACCGCACCTGCCACGAGCGAAAACGTCTGGACCAAACAGGGCGACTGTGGGTCCGGCGGCGGCGGCGGTGGCGGTGGTGGCGGTGGCGGCAACACCGCGCCGAGCGCTACGTTCACCGCATCCGAGTCGTTCCCCACGCCAGGGACGTCGGTCACGTTCGACGCGTCGGGTTCGTCGGATGCGGACGGCTCGATCGGCAGCTACGAGTGGAAGTTCGGTGACGGCGCGACCGCTACCGGTCAGTCCGTGAGTCACACCTACAACTCCGCGGGTGAGTACACGGTGACGCTCACGGTCACCGACGACGCGGGCGCGAGCGCGACGTTCACGAGGACGGTCAACGTCCAATCGAACAGCGGCGGTAGCGGCAAGAAGCGCGTGATCGCGTACTGGCGGCAGTGGGCGCAGTACCAGCGCGAGTACACGCCGGACATGATCCCGTACGACAAGGTCACCGACGTGCAGTACGCATTCTTGCGTCCCGAGAAGGACGGGTCGCTGGAGTTCCTGCACGCCAACGGCGGCCAGGACTTCTACGGCTCGCGGTTCATGCACAACGGCAACGAAGGGAGCTTCCTGAAGCAGGGAGCGGTCGAGGACTGGCAGAACGTCGGTGACAAGGCGTTCAGCGCCCAGGCCCAGATGCGCGACAACACCAACTTCATCGCGTCGGTGGGCGGGTGGGGTGACTCGGAGTACTTCTCCTACGTAGCCCAGGACCCCGACAAGCGCAAGATATTCGCTCAAGACTGCGTCGAGCTCGTGGAGAGCTACGGTCTCGACGGTATCGACCTCGACTGGGAGTACCCCGGCGGAGGTGGCTGCACCTCGGCGTCACCGGTGTGTGACATCGATAACGTCTCCCAGCCCGGCGATCAGAAGGCGTTCACGAAGCTGGTGAAGGCGGTTCGGGACGCACTCGACGAGGCCGCGGCCAACGATCCCAACCGGAGCGAGCCCTACGTGCTCTCGGCGGCGATGAGCGCGAACCCAGAGATCGTGAAGGGGCTCGAGCACGGGAAGCTCTCGAACCTGCTCGACTACACCAGCGTGATGACGTTCGACTACCGGGGCATCTTCAGCCAGTACACGGGCCACCAGTCGCCCCTCAAGGCAAATCCCAACAGTCCGAACAAGAACCCCAGCGAGTTCAACGCCTCGTCCGCGCTCAGTTGGTACGAGGCCCAGGGCTGGAATCCGGCCCAGCTCAACATGGCTGTGCCGTTCTACGGGCGGAGCTGGTCGGGCGTCAAACCACCCAAGGGTGACTTCGGGAACGGGACGGACGACGGGCTGTTCCAGGAGTACACCGGCGAGGGCAAGGACGCCAGCGGCGACGGTTCGTACCCCACGTTCGGCGACGGCGGGACGAACCTCGGCGGGATCTGGGAGGCGTTCGATCTGATCGGCAACGGGCGGACCGGGAGCAATCCGGTCGACCTCGGCAGCAGCGACTGGACGACCTACTACGACGACGTGGCGGTCTCGTCGTGGAGCTACAACCCGAGCAAGGGGCTGATGATCTCGCATCCGACTCAGAAATCCATCCGGAAGAAGATGGAGTGGCTCAGCAGTTCGAGCTACGGCGGCACGATGCTGTGGGCCATCGGTGGGGACACCAAGGACGGGAAACTCATCACGACGCTCTGGAACACGCTCAACAGGTAA
- a CDS encoding GNAT family N-acetyltransferase, giving the protein MTATVERLTDRAAIRDGISLWNDQHPDLRISDRLTANVFAPFSGLDVRCYGGYAGEELVAFGVLKRLTRSVDGYDVTDTAWLSLFAFDADADRGRPIAEELLTTIGETAIESGAARLRFGGDPQNFVAGVPNTANPTYRDVLTAAGFAIDTDDVVYDLQRTITEFTPPDAALATGREWPGLGVERATDHESALQSFLADQFPGRWHYEAGNICRVPGGPEDYWVLLYEGGVVGFARSNRHDGAYRGANVNWGWRLADAHCGVGPLGVHADYRGRGWGLYMISEIVCRLRDAGYEAAVIDWTDLPGYYEQFGFERWIAYDSAVRELSGTNSV; this is encoded by the coding sequence ATGACGGCTACCGTCGAGCGACTCACGGATCGTGCGGCGATCCGCGATGGCATCTCGCTCTGGAACGACCAGCACCCGGACCTCCGGATCAGCGATCGTCTCACGGCTAACGTTTTCGCGCCGTTTTCCGGGCTCGATGTCCGGTGTTATGGAGGATACGCCGGTGAGGAACTGGTCGCGTTCGGCGTGCTGAAACGGCTCACTCGCTCGGTCGACGGCTACGACGTGACCGATACCGCGTGGCTCTCGCTGTTCGCGTTCGACGCTGATGCCGATCGTGGTCGACCGATCGCCGAGGAGCTGCTGACCACGATCGGCGAGACGGCGATCGAGAGTGGCGCGGCACGACTCCGCTTCGGCGGCGATCCACAGAACTTCGTCGCGGGTGTGCCGAACACCGCCAATCCGACGTATCGCGACGTGCTGACGGCGGCCGGGTTCGCGATCGACACCGACGACGTCGTGTACGACCTCCAGCGGACCATCACCGAATTCACGCCGCCGGACGCCGCTCTGGCGACCGGCCGCGAGTGGCCCGGACTGGGGGTCGAACGGGCGACCGATCACGAGTCGGCGCTGCAGTCCTTCCTCGCCGATCAGTTTCCTGGTCGATGGCACTACGAAGCAGGGAACATCTGTCGGGTTCCAGGTGGCCCCGAGGACTACTGGGTGCTGCTGTACGAGGGCGGCGTGGTCGGTTTCGCCCGCTCGAACCGCCACGACGGCGCGTATCGCGGCGCGAACGTGAACTGGGGGTGGCGACTCGCCGACGCGCACTGCGGTGTCGGCCCACTCGGGGTTCACGCGGACTACCGCGGTCGCGGGTGGGGACTGTACATGATCAGCGAGATCGTCTGTCGGCTGCGGGACGCGGGCTACGAGGCCGCGGTGATCGACTGGACCGATCTCCCCGGCTACTACGAACAGTTCGGTTTCGAGCGGTGGATCGCCTACGATTCCGCCGTTCGCGAACTGTCCGGCACGAACTCCGTCTGA